Sequence from the Nocardioides exalbidus genome:
ACCAGCTCGAGATAGCTGAACGCCGTCACCGTGGCGACCGCGAAGGCGACGAGGAACGGCAGCCACGCGATGCCGCCGACCTGGCCGGCGAGCTTGCCGGTGACGGCGTACACGCCCGCGCCGAGGATGTCGCCGACGATGAAGAGGAGCAGCAGCTTGGGGCCGAGGACCCGCTTGAGATCGGGGTCCTCCGGACCGTTGACGTCTTCCTGCGTGGCCTCGGTGGCGCTCATCGTGACTCCCGTCGTCGGTCCGTGCCCGGGCACGGAGATGCCCTCACCCTGTCGCGCTTCGGCGTGGCTCGGCAACCTCCGTGCCCAGCGTGGCGATCTCCGGGCCCGAAAGTGAGCACCCTTCCGGCGTTGGAACGTTCATCACTACTGTGCTGACCATGCCGAAGCGTGTTGCGCTCCTGACGGCCGGTGGCTACGCCCCGTGCCTCTCCTCCGCCGTCGGGGCCCTGATCGAGACCTACACCGCCACCGACCCCGACATCGAGCTCCTGGCCTACCAGCACGGCTACCACGGCCTGCTCACCGGCACCAGCGTCGAGATCGGGCCCGAGGAGCGGGCGGGCGCCGCGTTGCTCCACCGCTTCGGCGGCAGCCCGATCGGCAACAGCCGGGTGAAGCTCACCAACGACGAGGACTGCCGCAGGCGTGGCCTGATCGGCCAGGCCGAGACCGCCCTCGAGGTCGCGGCACGCCGCCTGCAGGCCGACGGCGTGGACGTCCTGCACACCATCGGCGGGGACGACACCAACACCGCGGCGGCCGACCTGGCGGCGTACCTCCGCGAGCTGGGCTCCGAGCTCACCGTGGTCGGCCTGCCGAAGACCATCGACAACGACATCGTGCCGATCCGCCAGAGCCTCGGCGCGATCACGGCCGCCCAGGAGGCCTCGCGCTTCGCCCAGCACGTGCTCGCCGAGCACGGCTCGAACCCGCGGATGCTCATCGTCCACGAGGTGATGGGCCGGGCCAGCGGCTGGCTGACCGCGGCCGCGGCGCGCGACTACATGGACTGGCACGGCGAGCAGCAGTGGCTGCCCGGGATCGGCCTCGACCCGCGCCGCTGGGCGATCCACGCGGTCTACGTCCCCGAGCGCAGCATCGACCTGGCCGAGGAGGCGTCGCGCCTGCGCGCCGTGATGGACGAGGTCGGCTGCGTCAACATCTTCCTCGCCGAGGGCGCCGGCATCGACGACATCGTCGTCGAGCTCGAGGCCGCGGGCGAGGAGGTCGGCCGTGACCCCTTCGGCCACGTCAAGATCGACACGATCAACCCCGGTCGCTACTTCGCGGATCGCTTCTCCGAGGCGATCGGCGCCGAGAAGAAGATGGTCCAGAAGTCGGGCTACTACTCCCGCTCCGCGGCCGCCAACGACACCGACCTGCGGCTGATCCGCGAGATGGCCGAGCTTGCCGTCGCGTGCGCGCTCGAGGGCACGCCCGGCGTCATCGGCCACGACGAGGACCGCGGCGACGAGCTGCGTGCGATCGAGTTCGAGCGGATCGCCGGCCACAAGCCGTTCGACCCGTCGCAGGCGTGGTTCGCCGAGCTGATGGAGAAGACCGGCCAGGCCTGAGCGGCGCCGTCGCCGGGGGTCGGGCCTCGGCATCAGGCCTCGGCGTCAGGCCCGGACGTCAGGCTTCCGACTTCTGGGTGACCCGGAGGCCCGAGGCGGGCAGGACGCGCGGGAGCACCTGGAGGTACGCCGCGCTCGCGAGGGCGATGATCGTCAGCACCCACCAGAGCGTGGTCTCCCCGTGGGCGAGCAGCCAGGTGAAGGCCACCGGTGTCACCGCACCGCCGAGCCCCCAGCTCAGCTGGAACAGCCCGAGGTAGCGCCCGCGCAGGTGGTCGGGTGCGGCCTCGGCCGCGGTGGCGCTGAAGACCGGGCCGCCGGTCAGCTCGCCGAGGGTGTAGACGGCGGCGCCGACCAGCATCGCCACGACCGCCAGCCAGACCGGCAGCCACCCGGCGACGACGAACAGGACGTAGCTCGCCACGAACACGAGCTGGGCCAGCCCCATCATCCGGGCCCGCACCTGCCCGGTCATCCGGCGGACGACGAGCCCCTGGCCCAGCCCGACGAGCGCGGTGTTGAGCGTGAAGATCGCACCGACCACCCAGCCGGGCAGGTCGATCGTCTCGGCCGCGTAGACGGGCAGCGCGAAGTTGAGGACCATCATCCCGACCACGAAGCCCATCTGGCCGAGCACGAGGCGGAGGTAGGCGCCGTCGCGGAGCACCACGCCCCAGCCCTCGGCCGGCGCGTCCGCGTCACGGGCGACGCGGTGGTCGGGGACGTCGAGGAGCAGGCCGAAGGCGACGATGAAGGTGACGGCGTTGACGATCACGACCGCCTCGTAGGCCGAGTCGGTGCCGATCTGGAGCGCGACCCCGGCGAGCACGCCGCCGACGGAGTAGCCGAGGTTGCGCACGGCCTGCAGGAAGCCGAACCACAGCTCCCGCTCCCCCGGTGCGGAGATCGCGGTGACGACGTTGCCGAACGACCCCCAGAACGCCTGCCGGCCGAGGTTGAGCAGCGCGGTCCACAGCGCGACGACGAGCAACGCGTCGGCCCAGAGGTAGGCGATCATCCCGACGGCCTGGACGAGGTTGCCGACGAGCATCATCTTCCGCGGGCCGAAGCGGTCGACCAGGCTGCCGATCACGAAGGCACCCGGCATGGTGAGCAGCGCGGAGAGCGACAGCGCCGACCCGATCTGCACCAGCGACAGGTCGGTCATCGCGAGGAAGTAGAGCAGCGTGATCGGCATGAAGAGGCCGCTGCCGACGGTGTCGGCGACGATCGCCGTCACGAACCGCCGGTGCTCACCCACCTGCGGGAACCCGAGTCTCGTCAGCACACGAAGACACTAGAGGCTCGTGTCCCGGGGCATCTCCCGACGGCCGCTATGTTTCGCGGTATGACCTTCTCCATCGTGGCCCGGTCCGACGACGGCGAGTCCTGGGGCGTCGCCGTCGCCTCGAAGTTCCTGGCGGTCGGTTCTGCGGTGCCGGCCGCGGCGGCCGGGGTCGGCGCGATCGCCACCCAGGCCGACGCCAACATCGCCTACAAGTACCTCGGCCTCGCCCACCTCGACGAGGGCGCCACCGCCCAGGTCGCGCTCGACCGCCTGGTCGAGGAGGACGACGGCCGTGAGCACCGGCAGGCTGGCATCGTCGACTCCGACGGCAACGCCGCCACCTGGACCGGCTCGGAGTGCTTCGCGTGGGCGGGCGGCACGACCGGTCGCAGCGGCGAGCGCGGCGGCTACGCGATCCAGGGCAACATCCTCACCGGTCCCGAGGTGGTCGAGGCGATGGAGCGGGCCTGGCTCACGAGCGGCGAGCAGTCGCTCGAACGCCGGCTGCTCGCCGCCCTCGCGGCCGGCGACGAGGCGGGAGGCGACAGTCGCGGTCGGCAGAGCGCCGGCCTCCTCGTCGTACGCGAGGGAGCGGGATACGGCGGCCACGACGACGTCGCGGTCGACCTCCGCGTCGACGACCACGAGGCCCCGGTCACCGAGCTCGCGCGCCTGGTCGACCTCAACGAGCTCTACCTGACCGCCTCGACGCCCGAGGAGCAGGTGCCGATCGACGACACCCTCATGTTCGAGCTCGAGACGCTGGCCAAGGCCGACGGCAAGGAGAGCTTCCACATGTGGGTCGGCTCGGAGAACTACGAGATGCGCGTCGGCGAGGGGGCCCGGCCCGCGTGGATCGACCAGCGGATCCTCGACATCATCCGGGGCACCTCTCCGGAGCAGCAGTCGTGAGCGTCCTGGCCATCGATGCCGGCACGACGGGCGTGACGGCCGTGGTCGTCACCCCGGACGGCCGGATCCAGGCCAAGGGCTACCAGGAGTTCCGCCAGCACTTCCCGCACCCGGGCTGGGTGGAGCACTCGCCCGAGGAGATCTGGCAGGCCACGATCGAGGCGACCCGTGAGGTCCTCGACAAGGTCGACCGGTCCGAGCTCACCGCGCTCGGGATCACCAACCAGCGCGAGACGGTCGTGCTCTGGGACCGCGAGACCCTGGGCTCGCCGCGCCGGGCGATCGTGTGGCAGGACCGGCGGACGGCCGACATCTGCGAGCGACTCCGCGCCGAGGGCCACGAGGACCGCGTCGCCGAGCTCACCGGGCTCCGCCTCGACCCCTACTTCTCCGGCACCAAGCTCGCCTGGCTCGCCGAGCACGAGCCGCACACGTGGGCACTGGTGGAGTCCGGGAGGTACGCCGTCGGCACCGTCGACTCCTACCTCATCGCCCGGATGACGCGCGGCACGTGGCACGTCACCGACGTCTCCAACGCCTGCCGCACCCTGCTCTTCGACCTCGAGGCGGGCGACTGGTCCGACGAGCTGTGCGGGCTCTTCGGGGTGCCGCGTGACGCGCTCCCCGACCTCGTGCCCAACTGGGGCGAGGTCGCGCCGACGGACCCGCGGGTCTTCCTCGGCCTCGAACTCCCGATCGCGGGCATCGCCGGTGACCAGCAGTCGGCGCTCTTCGGGCAGACCTGCTTCGACGAGGGCGAGTCGAAGTGCACCTACGGCACCGGCTCCTTCATCCTCACCAACACCGGCAGCGAGGTCGTGCGCAGCGACGCCGGCCTGCTCTCCACCGCGGCGTGGCGCTCCCCCGGCGGCGAGATGACGTACGCCCTCGAGGGCGCGATCTTCGTGACCGGGTCGGCCGTGCAGTGGCTGCGCGACGGGCTGCAGATCGTCGGCAACGCGGCCGAGACGGCGGCGATCGCGGCCACCGTCGACGACACCGACGGCGTGGTCTTCGTGCCCGCCCTGACCGGTCTCGGTGCCCCGCACTGGGACCCGCACGCCCGCGGCATGATCATCGGCATCACCCGCGGGACCACCCGCGCCCACATCGTCCGCGCGACGCTGGAGGCGATCGCCTTCGAGGTGCGCGACGTCCTCGAGACGCTGCCCGAGCTCTCCACCCTGCGCGTCGACGGCGGCGCCGCGGCCAACGACTTCCTCTGCCAGCTCCAGGCCGACCAGGTCGGCCGCGCGGTCGAGCGGCCGGAGATCGTCGAGACAACCGCGCTCGGCGCTGCCTTCCTCGCCGGCCTCGGCACCGGGGCCTGGGACTCCACCGACGACCTGCGGGAGACCTGGGCGCTCGACCAGCGGTTCGAGCCCGGCGGCGACCGCGACGCCCTCGACGCGGCGTACGCCCGCTGGTCCGACGCCGTCGAGCGCTCGAAGGGCTGGGACGGCTAGCCCGGCGCTTCGCTGCAGGAAGTCAGAGGGTCACGTGCCTGAGCTCGTGGTCGGCGACGTACCAGAGCGAGGTTGAGCTGTCGCAGCGAGCGGCCTGCAGGACGTTGCCGGGAAGGTCCTCGCGCAGCCAGCCGTCCGCGGTGGACGTCCACAGCTGGATCCCGTGGACGGTCTGGAGCACGAGCCGGATGCCGACAGTGTCGTACTGGTACTGGCGTGAGGCGACCAGCACGGTCGGGGCGATCGGATCGAGGTCCACGTCTGGCACCGGGCCGAGGTCTCCCTCGGTGGTGACCAGCTGCGGTCGCCCGTCCAGGCTCCCGGCGAACCAGGCGTCGTCGTAGTCGCTGACGTCGGAGATCTCGGTGAACCGGACGTGCGGATTCAGCTGCTTCGTGCCGTACTCGTTCAGCATCCACATCGTGGGGAGTGCCGGATCGGCGCCCTGGGACGAGAAGCGGCCGGCGATGTAGAGCGTGCTGTCACCCTGGTTGACCAGCGGAAGCTGGTCCGGCGAGGCCAGCCGGAGGCCAGAGCTGTCGGGCATCCAGTCGCCGCTGTTGAAGTCCAGTGCTCGGAGCCAGCCTCCTTCGTCCAGGACCGCGTAGAGCGGGTCCTCATCACCGCAGACCGCCCAGATCCACTTCGCGGCCTCGAGCCCGCGGCGCGCGTCCGCCACGTGGTCGATGTCCTCCGGCTCCACGCTGAGCGGACCGCTGTCGGGAGTGCTGGCCTCGAAGCGGTGCGCGCGCTGGCCGTCGTGGGTCACGACCAGGGACCGCTCCCACCCGGCGACGCTCGTGACCGTTCCCCGCCCAGGCAGGACGGCCTCGAAGGGATCCCCGGCGTCGGAGAACGAGACGATGAAGGGCGCGCCGTCCTTCGACCCGAAGGCCGTCACCCGGCCACCCCACACCTTGGCCAACCCGTCGAGGACGGCGCTGCCGAGGTCGATCCGCACTGGCTCCACGCCGCGCACGTTAGTCGGCGGACGTCGTCGTGCTGGGAACGGACCCTTCTCCTGCCTGCGCATCCACGAACCCGCTCCTCCGTCAGCACCGACTGCCGAGGCCGGTCCGTTGTCGGTGGTCGCGTCTAGTCTGGAGACAGTTTCGAGCGAGCGTGCTCGGGTCCTCCAGATAGCCGTTCTCCGGCCGTACACACCTCAGACACAGACCCCGTTTCCTGTCGTCGACCGCGCCTGTGCGCGGAGAGGTCTGTGTCGTCGTGAGTGCCCAACCGTTCGAGGACTCGAGGCCGTGGCGTGCGCCCGGTGTCGATGCCGGGGCCTCACCGTTGGTGGCCGTGCTGCTGCGTCGTCTGGACGGGGTGCTGGGTGAGCTGCGCGACCTGACGCTGGGTGGGTTGTCGGACGCAGACGTGGTGCGGCTGCTGGATGCGACCACGTCCGCGTCGGGCCGGCTCACGAGCATCCAGTGCCGCACAGCTGCAGACGCTGACCGGCGACGGCTCGGCGACAGCATGGGTGCTCGGCACACCCACCAGTGGTGGGCCGTCCGCAGCGGGTTGACTCGCGCGGAGGCGAACCGGCTGACCAGGCTCGGCGTCGCGCTCGCGAGGGAGCAGCACGCGCCCACGGCCTCCGCGTTGGCGGGTGGTGGGCTCCGGGTGGACCAGGCGCGGGTGATCGTGGACGCGGTCGACGCCCTGCCGAAGCACGTTGACCGCGACGTCCGGTCGAAGGCCGAGGCAGTGCTGCTGGACCACGCGAGGCAGCACGACGCGAAGGCCTTGAAGGTGCTCGGGAAGCGGATCCTCGACGTCGTGGCCCCCGAGGTCGGGGAGTCCCACGAGGAGGTGGTCCTCGAGGCCGAGGAGGCGCGGGCGTTCACCGACGCCGAGCTGACCCTCACCGACGACGGAGAAGGCCGCTGCCGTGGGACATTCGTGGTGCCCTCCCACGTCGCGAAGATGCTCCGGCGCCACCTCCTCGCCCTGGCCAACCCCGCCCGCCACACCGAAGCCGACCTCAAGGACAAGAACTGCGACGAGGACGGTGCGTGGAAGCCGCTGCGCCGGCGCCTGGGTGAGGCGTTCATCGAGTACGTCGAGCGCTACCCGGTCGACGCCACGCCGCAGACCGCGGGAGTGAACGCCACCGTGGTGGTCACGATGACCCTCGAGCAGCTGCTCGGCGACTCAGCCACTGCCGTCCTGGACGACGGCACCCGGATCAGCGCGGGTCAGGCGCGCCGGTGGGCCTGCGAGGCCGGGATCATCCCCGCCGTCCTCGGATCCACGTCGGTGCCGCTCGACCTGGGCCGCACCCGCCGCCTGCACACCAAGGCGCAGAGGATCGCGCTCGGAATCAGGGACGGTGGCTGCACCGCCCGCGGCTGCGAAACCACCGCGTCGGGCTGTCATGCCCACCACGACGACCCCTGGTCCAGAGGCGGGCCCACCGACCTGACCAACGGCAGACTGCTGTGCCCACGACACCACCGCCTGGCCCACAGCAGCCGCTACGTCACGACCATCCACGCCGACAACACCCTCACCTTCGTCATGCGGACCTAGGCCGGTGGACCGCAGGGCACACAGACGCGTCAGGGCATCAGTGCTTCGCCGGACCCTCGACGTTCACGGTCGGAATGCCGCCACCCACCCGGGCGATCACGGCCAGGGACGGCACACGAGCAGGGTTCGACTCACGGTGGACGGTCCACGCCGGCACGTGCACGAAGTCGCCGGGGCCTGCATCGAGGTAGCCCTCGTGCCCCTCGAACTCGATGCGCAGCACGCCTCGGACGATGTAGAGGCTCGACTCGTTGCGCTCGTGGTGGTGCCACCCGGACACCGCGCCCGGCTCGGTCTCGACCTGTCCGGCCCACAGCATCGGCAGCTCGAAGGCCAGGGCCCGGTTCATGCCGGGCGTCGGGTCGGCCGGAGCCAGGTCGGCTGGTATGAACGTCCGAACGGGCCGAGGAAGCTCACGGGTCATGCCTTCAGGGTGCCAGAGGTGTCAGCCGGTGGCGCCGAACTGCTCGACCCGGATCATGTCCGGCGCGAGCCCGCACTCCACGAGCAGTGCCTCCGCGAGTCCGGCGAACCGTGAGGACCCGCAGACGAAGGCGAGCTCGATCCCGTCGAGCAGGGGCGCCACCTCCGATGCGGTCGGTGGCCCCGGAGGTCGGGTGCCCGTCGAGTGCCGCGTGTAGGCGACGGTGGCGCCGGACCGGTGGAGCTCGTCGTCGTAGGGCAGCTCGTCGGGGCTGCGACCCACCGCGAGGATCCGGAGGAGGTCGGGTCTCCCCGCGTGTCGAGCGGCGCGGCTCATCGAGATCGCCGGGACGACGCCGGTGCCGCCGACCAGGCAGAGCGCAGGCGTGCGCACGTCCCAGGTGAACCACCGACCGATGGGGCCGCGCATCTCCAGCACGTCGCCGACCTCGGCGACGTCGGCCAGGAACTCCGACACCTCGCCGCCCGGCAGCTTCTCGACGAGCAGCTCCAGGAGTGGATCGCTGTCGTCGGAGGCGACCGAGTAGGAGCGCTGCGCGGTGTAGTCGTCGGGAGCGCGCAGCCGGAGCAGGTAGTGCTGGCCCGGCCAGTGCCGCAGCCGGTCCTCGACGTGCATGCGCAGCCGGACGGTGCTCGGGGTGGGCAGCTCCTTGGTGATGATCCGGCCGGTCGTCCAGGTGGTCGCGGTCGGCGCCACGTCGTCGATGCTCAACGCAGGGCCCTCCTCAGTCGCCCTGGTAGCGCTGCTCGAGCCACGGGTCCCCACGATCGTGGTAGCCGTTGCGCTCCCAGAAGCCCGGCTGGTCGTGGGACATGAGCTCGAGGCGGCTGATCCACTTCGCGGACTTCCAGAAGTAGAGGTGCGGGACCAGCAGGCGCACCGGCCCGCCGTGCTCGCGGGCGAGCGGTTTGCCGTCGTAGTCCCAGACCACCCATGCCTTGCCGCCCGTGACGTCGCTCAACGGGAGGTTGGTCGTGTAGCCGGTGCTCGAGTGCGCCATGACGAAGGCCGCGTCGGACCGAGGCGCAGCGGCCTCCAGCAGCACGTCGACGCTCACGCCCGCAAAGGCGACGCCGAACTTGGACCACGTCGTCACGCAGTGGATGTCGCCCCGGTAGGTCGACCGCGGCAGCTGGTGCACCTCGTCCCACGTCCAGGTGGTCGGACGCTCCACCAGCCCGTCCACCGTGATCTTCCACGCCTCGGGCACCACTCGCGGGGTGGCCTCGGCGGTCAGGACCGGCCAGCCGCTGCCGGTGTCGTACTGGCCGGGAGGCAGCCGTCCTTCCGGTCCTTCCGGGCGACGACGGACGAACCCTCTGGTCACCGGCATGGGCTCAGTCTTCCGTGGTGTCCACGAACGGGCAAGGAACCACGGTCCCCCGCTGCTCCTCAGCCGGACCGGCACGCCCGGCGACAGGACGACACGGCCCCTCAGAGGCTGTCCCGCGCCTCCTTGGCCGCCTCGACCTCGGCACGGGCCTCGTCGACGGCCTCCTCGACGTCGGCCTGCGCCGCCTCGGCCTCGCCGAGGTCGTCGTCGATCTCCTCGAGCGTGTTCTCGAGGTCGGCGACCCGGCTGCGCAGCTCGTCGAGCTCCGACTGGACCTGCAGGGTCTTCGCCTGGAGCTTCTCGACCTTGCGCCGCGCCGCGCGCTGCTCCTTCTCGGTCTCGCCCAGCACGACCTTGGCGTCGGCGACCCGCTCCTCCGCGGCGGCGCGCGCCTTCTTGTCGGCGTCCGGGTCCGGTACGACGTGCAGCTGGGGTCGCTCGTCGGGGTTGGGCGGGCCGATGGGGCGGGCGGTCGCGCTGAAGCCGAGCGCCCCGGGCAGGGCGACGGCGCCACTCAGGTCGAGGTCTCCGAGACCGGTCGCCGAGAGGGCAGTGACCAGGAGCCCGGACCGCACCGCCTTCGCCGCGTCGGGCTCGAGCATCGCGGCGGTGAGCGTCGCCTCGACCTGGTCGGCCACCGAGTCGGTGGTCTTCACGCCCTCAGCCCGGGCGTGCCGCCGGGCCGCGGTGGTGACGGACGCGGTGAGCTGGCGGCGCTGCTTGGTGAACTCGCGCAGCTGCGCGGCGTCGAGGTTGTCCTGCGCCTCGCGCAGCGCCTCACCGACGGCGAGCACCTGCTCGACCTGGTCGGGGTCGCGGCGCACCAGCAGGTTCACCACCCATGCCGCGAGCGAGGACTTCTTCAGACCTTTGATCGAGGCGGCCAGCGCCTTGTCGGCCTTGTGCTCCTTGGCCAGCACGTCGCGTGCGGGCGTGAAGTCCGCGAGCGGCAGTGCGTACAGCTCGTCGGCGATCTCCAGCAGCGGGTCGGCCATGCAGTGATCCTAGGGAGCGGCGGCTGCCGCCGTCGCGCTGCGGGCAGCACCAGCCGCGGTCAGGGGGCGGCGTACTCCATCTCCGTCGGGTACGGCGGCCACGGACACTCCTGCGTGACACCGGTCGGCGCCCAGCCGAGCGACTCGTAGAGCGATCGCGCACGGGCGTTGAGCTCGAGCACCCACAGCCGGCGGGCGCCTGCCGCCTCGGCCCTGGCGAAGCCCTCGCGACCGAGGCCCGCGCTCCAGTGGTCGGGCCGCACGGCGAGGTGCCGGAGGCTGCTGCCGTCGTGCGCGGCGAGCACCACCAG
This genomic interval carries:
- a CDS encoding MFS transporter — encoded protein: MLTRLGFPQVGEHRRFVTAIVADTVGSGLFMPITLLYFLAMTDLSLVQIGSALSLSALLTMPGAFVIGSLVDRFGPRKMMLVGNLVQAVGMIAYLWADALLVVALWTALLNLGRQAFWGSFGNVVTAISAPGERELWFGFLQAVRNLGYSVGGVLAGVALQIGTDSAYEAVVIVNAVTFIVAFGLLLDVPDHRVARDADAPAEGWGVVLRDGAYLRLVLGQMGFVVGMMVLNFALPVYAAETIDLPGWVVGAIFTLNTALVGLGQGLVVRRMTGQVRARMMGLAQLVFVASYVLFVVAGWLPVWLAVVAMLVGAAVYTLGELTGGPVFSATAAEAAPDHLRGRYLGLFQLSWGLGGAVTPVAFTWLLAHGETTLWWVLTIIALASAAYLQVLPRVLPASGLRVTQKSEA
- the glpK gene encoding glycerol kinase GlpK, whose amino-acid sequence is MSVLAIDAGTTGVTAVVVTPDGRIQAKGYQEFRQHFPHPGWVEHSPEEIWQATIEATREVLDKVDRSELTALGITNQRETVVLWDRETLGSPRRAIVWQDRRTADICERLRAEGHEDRVAELTGLRLDPYFSGTKLAWLAEHEPHTWALVESGRYAVGTVDSYLIARMTRGTWHVTDVSNACRTLLFDLEAGDWSDELCGLFGVPRDALPDLVPNWGEVAPTDPRVFLGLELPIAGIAGDQQSALFGQTCFDEGESKCTYGTGSFILTNTGSEVVRSDAGLLSTAAWRSPGGEMTYALEGAIFVTGSAVQWLRDGLQIVGNAAETAAIAATVDDTDGVVFVPALTGLGAPHWDPHARGMIIGITRGTTRAHIVRATLEAIAFEVRDVLETLPELSTLRVDGGAAANDFLCQLQADQVGRAVERPEIVETTALGAAFLAGLGTGAWDSTDDLRETWALDQRFEPGGDRDALDAAYARWSDAVERSKGWDG
- a CDS encoding pyrophosphate--fructose-6-phosphate 1-phosphotransferase, encoding MPKRVALLTAGGYAPCLSSAVGALIETYTATDPDIELLAYQHGYHGLLTGTSVEIGPEERAGAALLHRFGGSPIGNSRVKLTNDEDCRRRGLIGQAETALEVAARRLQADGVDVLHTIGGDDTNTAAADLAAYLRELGSELTVVGLPKTIDNDIVPIRQSLGAITAAQEASRFAQHVLAEHGSNPRMLIVHEVMGRASGWLTAAAARDYMDWHGEQQWLPGIGLDPRRWAIHAVYVPERSIDLAEEASRLRAVMDEVGCVNIFLAEGAGIDDIVVELEAAGEEVGRDPFGHVKIDTINPGRYFADRFSEAIGAEKKMVQKSGYYSRSAAANDTDLRLIREMAELAVACALEGTPGVIGHDEDRGDELRAIEFERIAGHKPFDPSQAWFAELMEKTGQA
- a CDS encoding sulfite oxidase-like oxidoreductase, producing MPVTRGFVRRRPEGPEGRLPPGQYDTGSGWPVLTAEATPRVVPEAWKITVDGLVERPTTWTWDEVHQLPRSTYRGDIHCVTTWSKFGVAFAGVSVDVLLEAAAPRSDAAFVMAHSSTGYTTNLPLSDVTGGKAWVVWDYDGKPLAREHGGPVRLLVPHLYFWKSAKWISRLELMSHDQPGFWERNGYHDRGDPWLEQRYQGD
- a CDS encoding DUF1028 domain-containing protein, with translation MTFSIVARSDDGESWGVAVASKFLAVGSAVPAAAAGVGAIATQADANIAYKYLGLAHLDEGATAQVALDRLVEEDDGREHRQAGIVDSDGNAATWTGSECFAWAGGTTGRSGERGGYAIQGNILTGPEVVEAMERAWLTSGEQSLERRLLAALAAGDEAGGDSRGRQSAGLLVVREGAGYGGHDDVAVDLRVDDHEAPVTELARLVDLNELYLTASTPEEQVPIDDTLMFELETLAKADGKESFHMWVGSENYEMRVGEGARPAWIDQRILDIIRGTSPEQQS
- a CDS encoding FAD-binding oxidoreductase, yielding MSIDDVAPTATTWTTGRIITKELPTPSTVRLRMHVEDRLRHWPGQHYLLRLRAPDDYTAQRSYSVASDDSDPLLELLVEKLPGGEVSEFLADVAEVGDVLEMRGPIGRWFTWDVRTPALCLVGGTGVVPAISMSRAARHAGRPDLLRILAVGRSPDELPYDDELHRSGATVAYTRHSTGTRPPGPPTASEVAPLLDGIELAFVCGSSRFAGLAEALLVECGLAPDMIRVEQFGATG
- a CDS encoding cupin domain-containing protein, producing MTRELPRPVRTFIPADLAPADPTPGMNRALAFELPMLWAGQVETEPGAVSGWHHHERNESSLYIVRGVLRIEFEGHEGYLDAGPGDFVHVPAWTVHRESNPARVPSLAVIARVGGGIPTVNVEGPAKH
- a CDS encoding GNAT family N-acetyltransferase codes for the protein MSTSDVQWRRATADDVVALRDLERAASRAGLAHVFGDLPYPDDDVLARWALLLDDPEVVVDVVEDQHGLVVLAAHDGSSLRHLAVRPDHWSAGLGREGFARAEAAGARRLWVLELNARARSLYESLGWAPTGVTQECPWPPYPTEMEYAAP
- a CDS encoding HNH endonuclease signature motif containing protein, whose amino-acid sequence is MLLRRLDGVLGELRDLTLGGLSDADVVRLLDATTSASGRLTSIQCRTAADADRRRLGDSMGARHTHQWWAVRSGLTRAEANRLTRLGVALAREQHAPTASALAGGGLRVDQARVIVDAVDALPKHVDRDVRSKAEAVLLDHARQHDAKALKVLGKRILDVVAPEVGESHEEVVLEAEEARAFTDAELTLTDDGEGRCRGTFVVPSHVAKMLRRHLLALANPARHTEADLKDKNCDEDGAWKPLRRRLGEAFIEYVERYPVDATPQTAGVNATVVVTMTLEQLLGDSATAVLDDGTRISAGQARRWACEAGIIPAVLGSTSVPLDLGRTRRLHTKAQRIALGIRDGGCTARGCETTASGCHAHHDDPWSRGGPTDLTNGRLLCPRHHRLAHSSRYVTTIHADNTLTFVMRT